A part of Archocentrus centrarchus isolate MPI-CPG fArcCen1 unplaced genomic scaffold, fArcCen1 scaffold_107_ctg1, whole genome shotgun sequence genomic DNA contains:
- the LOC115775357 gene encoding butyrophilin-like protein 8 yields MASVKFLLFLSLISLSTALQQDVQVKLGEDVTLQCQISKHETISVLKWSRPDLNTDGYVYFYRNSRSYENYQHPSFHGRVKLRNPEMKDGDFSLILKNVTFNDAGIYECHIAVRNPVRSKRAHTEISHFIELTVTGETNKDTLEKLIMEREDADGNTDVEQVGTPTAPLVVAAVAAAAAAVTVVAAVAVLLVLLLKRNKKHLSLLPTEE; encoded by the exons ATGGCTTCGGTcaaatttctgctgtttttgtcacTAATTTCTCTGTCTACAG ctctgcagcaggaTGTGCAGGTGAAGCTCGGAGAGGACGTCACTCTTCAGTGTCAGATCTCCAAACATGAAACCATCTCAGTGCTGAAGTGGAGCAGACCTGACCTGAACACAGACGGCTACGTCTACTTCTACAGGAACAGCCGCTCCTATGAAAACTACCAGCATCCATCTTTCCACGGGCGAGTGAAGCTGAGGAACCCGGAGATGAAGGACGGAGACTTTTCTCTGATCCTGAAAAACGTCACATTTAATGACGCTGGGATATATGAGTGTCACATAGCAGTGAGGAACCCTGTGAGAAGTAAGAGAGCTCACACTGAGATCAGCCACTTCATCGAGCTCACAGTCACAG gtgaaacaaacaaagacaCGTTGGAGAAGCTCATCATGGAAAGAGAAGATGCTGATGGAAACACTGATGTTGAGCAGGTTGGAACTCCGACTGCCCCGctggttgttgctgctgttgctgctgctgctgctgctgtcactgttgTAGCTGCTGTGGCTGTTTTGTTAGTTTTGCTCCTTAAAAGAAATAAGAAGCATCTGAGTTTGCTTCCTACTGAGGAATAA